The Rhizobium favelukesii DNA segment CACGCTCATCATGGATGAAGATGGCGTCTACGACGCGGCGTCCTTCAACGATCGTATGTTGCTCGGATTGAAGGGCACGATGAGTGAGGCCGAACTGCACATCCTGAAGTCTCGACTGCAAGGTGGCATTCTTAATAAGGCGCGTCGTGGGGAGCTCGAGTTACCGTTGCCGATCGGATTCGTTTACACGCCTGATACGCGCGTGGTGCTCGATCCGGATCGCCAGATCCAGGACACGGTGCGCATGCTGTTCGATACCTTCCGGGAGGCGGGCTCAGCTTGTGCGGTCGTGCGCCGCCTGCGTAGCGAGAAGATCCTGTATCCTCGGGCGCATTCGGCGCGGTCTCGGCAAGGGTGATGTCCTTTGGAGCGAGATAGACCACTCCCGTCTGCTTCAGATTTGCACAATCCCCGATACGCTGGCGCTTTCGCGTACGGACGCACACGCACTGTCTACAATGCCAAGCTGAAGTCCGTACAGCAGAAGATGCCGAGGTCCGACTGGCAGGTGCTCATCCCTCAGGCCCACGAAGGCTATATCTCATGGGATGAGTTCGAGCGTAATCAATCAAGCCTGGAACAAAATGCAGTCGGTTTTTCTCCGGGCCTGCGGGGTCGTATGCCTCGCCAGGGCAGCGGCTTGTTGCAAGGTCGAGTTTTGTGCGGTCGATGCGGCGCCCGCATGCGGGTCCATTATGAACAGTTCGAGGACAAGCTTCGTCCCTATTACGTCTGCAACGAGGCCGTCGTTCGTCACGCTGGAAAGACCTGCCAATGGGCAAGAGGACCTGCGATCGATGAAGCGGTCAGCGCGTTGCTGCTTGAAGCAATGGCACCGACGGCGATAGAAGTCGCGCTGGCGGTACAGCAGGAGATCTCACAACGTGTCGAGCAAGCCGCCTCGCTGCGCGACAAGCAGCTACAGCGCGCCCGGTATGAGGCTGAACTCGCACGTCGCCGCTATCTGAAGGTCGATCCCGACAACCGCTTGGTTGTCGACGCACTCGAAGCGGACTGGAATGGCAAACTACGCGACCTCGATGCGCTTCAGCGCGAACATGAGCGTCAAAACGAGACAGACCAGTTATTGTTGAATGGCCCTACGCAGGAACGGATTCGGGCGCTGGCCGCCGATTTTCCTCGCATCTGGAACCACGAACATACAAGCGCTGTCGAGCGCAAACGCATGCTTGGTCTCCTCATCGAAGACGTGACGCTGCTGGTCGACGAGCAGATCAACATGCACATACGCTGGCGCGGAGGGCGCACGCAAAGCCTGGCAGTCGCTCGTCCCCGGCCCATGGCAGTGATCCGCAAGACCCCGGAAGCGGTCGTAGCGTTGATCAACGAACTGCTGGAGACCGACAACGACCAGCAGATTGCCAGTCGTCTCAATACGCTCGGGCATCGTAACTGGCGCGGTGAGCCTTTTACGCTGAAGAAGGTCATGCTCGTTCGTCGAGCCTATGGGCTGAAGACCCGGTTCGAACGGTTGCGCGAGAGCGGCATGCTTACCGGCGAGGAAGTCGCCCGCCAGCTTGGCGTCAGCACCACAACCGTCCACCAACTCGGACGCGATGGCGTTCTCAAGCGCCACCGCTACGCTACCAACCATCGTTACCTGTATGAGCCTCCAGGCAACGTCAGACTCGCAAAAGGCGTCGGCGGTCGCTATGGTAGCCGCCAACCCCGGTTGATTGGCGCTCAACAAATCCAACAAGGTGCATCGTGATGTCCGCTCCTTGTCGCGCGGGCGGCGCGGTCGTGCCGGAAGAACAGCGCTTCCGTAATGAGCCGCCATCCCGGCATAGGTGCGATTGACCTGCGGATCAAAATGGCAGGCCTTGATGACGGCGACCTTGGCGTTGTCGGGAACCAGCAACGCCGGTGCGCCACCGAACGCCTCAAGCGCAAGCAGGTGACATTCGATCCAGTCGGGCAACGTTTCGCTCCAGCGAGCATGTGCAAATGAAAGGCTCGATGCTCCCAGAACAGCCACGAACAGGTGCGCCTGCCGTGTCTTGCCGGACAGCCGATCCACGATCACTGTGACCGTGTCGCCGGCATAATCGACGAACAGCTTGTCGCCGGCCGCATGATCCTGTCGCATCGTCACAGGCAGCTTCATCGCCCAGCCGCGGTAAAGGTCACAGTACCGGCTATAGCGATAACCCTCTGGATAACGGCTGATGTATTCGTCCCAAAGGATTTGCAGCGTCATGTGCTTGCGCTTCAGCTCCCGGTGGACCTGCGCCCAGTCCGGCTCGGGGCTACGACGGTGACCGGTCTTCGTCCCGGCCGCCTTGTAAAGCGCCGCTTCCAGGACTGCATCGCTGACCTCGTCACTCAACGGCCAGGAAAGTTCCGCAATCGCCGCACGCCGCAACGTCTCGCGCACCGTCGATGGCGCAGCGCCAACGCGGACCGCAATCGACTTGTGGCCAAGTCCTTGCTCGAAGCGATATCTCAATATCTCGCGGACACGCCGCATCTCCAGTCTCTCCGCAGGCATCCCGTTCCTTCCTCATCAAAGTCGAAGGAAGAAACTTCACACCAGCAGAACACCCACGCCAGATGCCGTCCAACGGGGGCGCATCATCTCGGAATCAGGGGGCGACTATTTCTCGGAATTGGGGGGCGAGATCATTTCGGAATCAGGGGGCGGATTGCCTCGGAATTTGCACGCAGATCCACTTGCACTTGGCCGCATCGCCAACCATGACCAGGACGATATGGCTCGGGTTCAGCATGTGCGGGATGCCGCGCTGATCGAGCAGCGCCCGCAGCTTGCGGACACGATCCTGGTGACGTGCACGCTCGAAGGGACTGACCTTCAGATGCTCTGGATCGAGGCGACCGCACCGGCCGCCAGTGTCGGCGGCAGCGCCGTCGTGAAGATGAAGCCCGATGCGAAGGAACGAATGAAAACGCAAAGCGCCGTCGAGGCAGCGATGTAGCCGCCCATGACGCCGAAGGCCTTGCCGAGCGTGCCTTCGATCACCGTCAGACGATCCATCAGGCCTTCGCGCTCGGCAATGCCGCCGCCGCGCGGTCCGTACATGCCAACGGCATGCACTTCGAATTGGTTATGAAGAGCGCGTTGACTACACTGCGATCGGCCATGTCGTGAACCTAGCGTCGCGATTGTGTTCATCTGCCGATGATCTGCAGATCCTCGTCGACCATGCCGTGGTCCGTGCGTGGCAAAATTTCAATGGTTGCTCTCGGTAGGCGGCAGCTCAAAGGTTTCGATGAGCAAATATCTGCTTACGAGGTCGGAACGAGAAGCGGAAGGCCGAATGCCGTGCACGAGCCGAAGCGAGGTTGAAGGGCAAGGTTTTGAATGGTTATGGAGCAAATGCCACAAAGTCGAGCCTGAGCGCCAAGGCTACTCATCTCGCGGCGTGAAGAGAGCTTTTTCTTTCTATTTTCTGCAACGATTGCAGCGTTGATCTGGTTGAAGAAATCCTCCGGAATGAACGCGTCGTCAACGCGACTGGGGTCATCGGGTCGTGGAGGCAAATCATAGCCAGCCCCCTTGATCTCCGGAACCGTGTCGATTTCAACTTTGGGCATCGGTTCCTCCGTTGCTCAATCTCAAACGACAAGCCCCCCGGCTTGCTGTCGGCTGCTGCATGGCTGGAACTTCGCATGCCGCGCGAGTGACCGCGACAGGTGCAATGAGACAACAAGGCTCGCCTTGCCACTCGAAGGGTTCAATTCTTATACTCCTGTCGCTATGGACAAGACATTCGTGACAGCGCGGGAAGATCGGCCCGGGGAAGCTTGGCTATCCCGATTTATCGCTGGGCGAGCAGAGGCCGAGAGATGGTATTTTGGCCAAGCTGCGTCACCGACCCCAACCGCCAAAGACTGTCGCGCTGCCTTGCTGCAGCACATGCCCGAGTTAGTGCCTTACTATGAGCACGCATGCGCCCTCGTTGGAGATGATGAGGTGGCGCATCGGATGCTGAGCCACTACCGGCCCGCGCCGGAACGCTACGGCTGCAGTCAGGCTGTCTGGCTGGGCAAAGAAGGACCAGCACTGGTCCGCAACTTCGACTATCCGCCCGACATCGTTTCGGATCGCTTCGAGATGACCGCATGGTCGGGATTGAGGGTAATCTCCAAGGCGCAGCGACCATGGGGAGGTTGTGTCGACGGGATGAACGAGGACGGACTGGTCGCCAGTGTGACTCTCGCCGGAAGCCGCACTCAGGGCGTCGGTTTCTCGATAATCCTCATGATCCGTTACATCCTGGAGACCTGTCATCACGTGAACCAGGCAATTGAGGCGCTGTGCCGAATACCCGTGGCGCTTTCGCAGAACGTGACCGTCCTCGACCGCTCAGGCCGCTACGCCGCCCTATTCCTCGGCCCTCACCAGCGGCCGATCATTTCGCGCCTGAAAGCATGCACGAACCATCAGCGAACCGCTAGACCCTCATCGTCCTCAATGGCGCGCCAGCTCATAGCTCAGCAAGCGCTGGAAGACCCGTCCATGTCGCTTTCGCGGCTGACCGACCTATTCCTTCTGCCACCACTTTACTCCAGGCGTGGTTCGTACCCAACTCTCTACACGGCTGTTTACCGACCTGTGGAAGGGCGAGTGGATTATGTCTGGCCGGGTAAACGCTGGTCCCAACGGTTCGAGGACTTCCGAGAAGGCGAGTATACGCACACCTATGGCTAGCCTTCCAGGCGGGTTTAATCCCTGTCTCCGTCGTGCAGAGATAAATCCCCGGTGGAAACTGACTACGGGGTGGGACCTACGGGTGCCGGCCCACCTTTATTCAGGAACTTCCCTCCTCCTCGCAAATTTCGTTCGCAGGCCGGTCGGCTGCTGAAGGAGACGTGCGGTGTCAACGGATCTGCAGGAAGCAAGAACGAAGTGGTTCCGGTCGCTGGAGCCTGTCCCGTTGGACGACATGATCGGCCTATGGCGCGGCGTCGGCATACCGTCTGGACATCCTCTTGATGGCGTGCTCGAAAACCTGGACTGGTTCGGCAAGCGTATCCGTCCTGACCTGCGGGCCGACGCCCTGCTCTTCCGGTGGAGTGGTGGCCGCCTGGTTGCGATCGAGCCGGCGTTCTTCCCGATCAGGCAGGCGATCAGGTTCGCCTCGTTGGGGCGCACATCCATCGCTCGCAACTGGTTCTCGTATCTGCACAGGGCGTTCCGCGCTCGAGGCACCACGGCGTCCTTGGAACTCCGGACGCTGGACGGCGTCGAGACGGCAGCGATGGTCTACGACAGGCAACCGATCGTCGACTACCTCCGACTGATCGCTGATGAGGAAGTTGGCGGGATGATGTGCGTGGAAGGCGAAGCACGCAGGTATTTCTTCCGACTCCGGAGGGTCGAGCCTTCGGCGCCGTGACCCATAAGGCGTGGGCGTTGAGCTGTCCGGTAGCAGATGCCACCAGTTAAGGGCTCGTCGGCTGCTTTGCGCCGCCAAAGAACATGCCTATCCGAGAGCGCTTTGCTCGGCGCAAATCCTATCGACCAGAGCATCGAGTTCACCCCTTGGCGGACGGCTCTTTGCCAGGCGCTGCTTGAGGTGCATGATCGGCTCAGCCAGGATTTCATCCAAGCTTTCCGCGCAGGTGAAGTCACCCGCCACGTGCTTGACCTTCGAATTGTCGAAGATCGCAGTCCAGACCTTGTCGCCGATTAGCGGGCCTACCCAATCCGGATTGTACCTGATCAGGGTGTCCGTCGCCACGTGGACGATCCTGGCCTCTACGCCCAGCAATCTGGCAATCGTCTTTTGAATATCGTCCCAGATGTGCGCGCGATCCGAGGTGATGTGGAAAATCTCGCTTCGCGCCGCCGGCTTGCCGAAAAGCCCAACGAAAGGCACTGCAAAATCGACCGAGCGGGTCAGTGTCCAGGGCGTGTGGCCATCGCCCGCTACGATCGTGGGCTCGCCATCCAGCATGCGTCTCGCCATGACGTCGCTGTCGCCCATCATGATCGGCAGGCCCGTGCGCACGGTGTGGCTGGGGCGGACGATCGTCCAGGCCCGATTCTTGGACTTCTTGAGCAATTCCTCGCAGGCAATCTTGGCCTGGCTGTAGGGCCAGTAGGGATTGATCGCCGGTGTCTTCTCAGTAATTACATAGTGACGCGCCGGCTTCTCATAGACCGAGGCCGAAGAGATGAAAATGTACTGACCGCAATTGCCCGCAAATACGTCGATGTCTCGCCCGACCTGATCGGGCGTGAAGGCGATGAACTGACATACGACGTCATAATTGGCCTTGGCGAGATCCGCGTAGGCCGTCGATCCAAGTTCGCCGACGATCGAGGTGACCCCCGCAGGCAGCGGGTCGCTTCTCAAACCGCGGTTGTAGATGCTGACATGATGACCCTGGGTAACGGCGCGCTCGACGCATGGATATGAGATTTGGCCGGTGCCGCCAATGAAAAGGACTTTCAAAGCCATGTGAAGGACCTCAGTGTCTGACGCGCATGATCTATGATCGCTCTTCATAGCGCGAAAGAACTTGAGCGTCTCCCGCAAATCTCGTGCACCCCTGATCGCGCAGCGAGCGTGGGAGTGTCCGCTTTGGGGCGTAGCTGCCGCTGGTGGCATTACCGAATACCGCTTAATCAAACTCGCCGGCTGACGGCTGACGATCTCGCGGGGAATGTTGCGCTAGAGGTTGATCCAGTCCGTTAGCATCTTGAACGAACGTGCTTTTTCGAGGCCCAAAGCTGCTCCTCACCGAGAACCCGCAAATCTGGGCCGACAACGGCCCGCCACGTTCGATTTCCCAACCGAACTGAAAGGCGGGATTTGCCATCATCCAAACCGCTGCCCTTTTCGACAACACTGACGACCGCTCCACGTTTCAGATAATGCCGCATGGCGTCAGGCGAGATTCCAAATCGGGAAGCGATCGCTTCCGCGTCCAGAATAAAATCGCCGTTTGAATCCGTCTCAATCTTCAAAGCATGCTCCATCAACCTGCACTGTAGCGATTTCACACGCGGGACTGCGTGAAGTCTAATGTAGGTTGGGTACCGTGAGCTTCCAGGCCATTACGTCATCTTCTGATATTCGAATGCGTTCGAACGGACCACTCTTGCGCTGCCGCAATTTCACCGCGGCGATTTCGCAAATCGCAGGCACGCTGTCCTGTAGCCGGGTCTCATCTGCACGAGGCGGAGACGCGAACATCAATAGGGCTTGTCGATCGATCATAACGGTTCGTTGCGCGCCGTCATTCTCAAAAAGCACGACTCCTCCGTCACCGGAAGATTTAAGAAATGCGGTGAGAAATCTGAACGACATGCTCGGCACTCCTCTCCTTGATGTTGGCCCACCCTTCCTGCCAGGCGGGCCAAGCATTCTTGTCCATTCGGGAACGGGTTGGACCCGACTTTTCACACCTTAGCACCGCCCCATCGCTCGTCTTTGCGCAAGATCAAAGAACGTTGGTGAGCGGTCGGTCTGCCGCCGTGGATGTCACCATCGTTTGAATACCGACCAGGGCGCTCGGGCACCAAAATTCTCCCTTCCTACGAAGGTCGCCGGGTCGGGGCGCGTCGGAAATAGGGTTCTCGGTTTCGCCGTCTGAGCTTGGAAAAGTTCGCGCGAGCTGCCGGCGCAAAGCTAATCAGCTAGGGCTCGCGAATGCGGGTAGCACCGGGCAGTGACCCAGCCACTAAGTGGAACGGGGAGAGGCAGCGGCAGCTGGCATCCTGCCGCCGACCACGCGAATGTTCTCTTGATACTCACCTCGGCGATGTCAAGGTGGGCACCCTTGCACAGCCAAACGAAGTCGGATAAGTTGCGTCAGTCCACAGCAACAATCGAAGGAGGCGTGTAATGACGGTCATTTTCATCTCGCACGCCACTTTGGCCTAAGGTTCCTGTAGCGCACTCCACTCCGCATCCGAGATCTTCTCAAGCAGCAACCTGCCACAGATCGGCGTCTACACGCTGCTCGTTCGTGCGCTCAAGCGTACGCCATGGGCCCGGCAACTTGCTATTAGAAGGCTCGGCGCCCATGCCGAGAACACTCATGAAAAAACAAAGAGCCGCTGTCGACAATCTGGCAGCCTCCATTGAAGAACTCTGTGCTCGTTCTGGTGTTGGCGCGACCGTTTTCGCGCTTCTTGTCGCAGCTTGGAGATATCGCCGTGCACCGAACACCGTCGCAACGCTGTCCGACTGGATGCGCCGCGACCTTGCGTTGGGCGAAGATTAAAGGGCTCGCTCTAACCTGTTCGAATCGAAGAGATCGCGGCAGCATCCGCGATCTTCTTGACCAGTAAGCATCCTTTGCCAACCGATCACGGGTTTCGTGCTATGAGACAACACGGACGCGGTGGCATTTTCCCCGCTGACGGTTGGAAGCTACTGCTGCGGTTTGTCGGCGAAATGTTTTATCGCGTACTCGGCAACGTGCTGGTTCGACTGCCTTGCATCATCCAGCCAGAACGGGAAGAGCTGCCACTGATGGACCATGCCTGCCCAGATCTCCGTTTGGACATCAACGCCGGCCCTTCGAGCCTTGTCGGCCAGCCGCAGGGTGTCGTCGAGAAGCGCTTCGCCCGCACCGACCTGCATCAGCAGTGGGGGAAATCCGGTCAGGTCGGCATAAAGGGGTGACACCATAGGATCGGCCGGCGAGCGTGTTCCCAGATAGGCTTTGCGCATGAGATCGAGCTCGGCGGAGTCGATCAGCGGATCGGTACTGGCGTTCGTCGTCAAAGAAGCGCCTGTGGCAGCCAGATCGGTGATCGGGCTCACTGCGACGACGGCCGCGGGCAGTGATCCTTTCACTCGCATCTGCCGCAGCGTGGCTTCGATCGCCAGATTCCCGCCGACGGAGTCGCCGGCAACGACGATGTT contains these protein-coding regions:
- a CDS encoding SDR family oxidoreductase, with translation MALKVLFIGGTGQISYPCVERAVTQGHHVSIYNRGLRSDPLPAGVTSIVGELGSTAYADLAKANYDVVCQFIAFTPDQVGRDIDVFAGNCGQYIFISSASVYEKPARHYVITEKTPAINPYWPYSQAKIACEELLKKSKNRAWTIVRPSHTVRTGLPIMMGDSDVMARRMLDGEPTIVAGDGHTPWTLTRSVDFAVPFVGLFGKPAARSEIFHITSDRAHIWDDIQKTIARLLGVEARIVHVATDTLIRYNPDWVGPLIGDKVWTAIFDNSKVKHVAGDFTCAESLDEILAEPIMHLKQRLAKSRPPRGELDALVDRICAEQSALG
- a CDS encoding C45 family autoproteolytic acyltransferase/hydolase, which produces MDKTFVTAREDRPGEAWLSRFIAGRAEAERWYFGQAASPTPTAKDCRAALLQHMPELVPYYEHACALVGDDEVAHRMLSHYRPAPERYGCSQAVWLGKEGPALVRNFDYPPDIVSDRFEMTAWSGLRVISKAQRPWGGCVDGMNEDGLVASVTLAGSRTQGVGFSIILMIRYILETCHHVNQAIEALCRIPVALSQNVTVLDRSGRYAALFLGPHQRPIISRLKACTNHQRTARPSSSSMARQLIAQQALEDPSMSLSRLTDLFLLPPLYSRRGSYPTLYTAVYRPVEGRVDYVWPGKRWSQRFEDFREGEYTHTYG
- a CDS encoding GXWXG domain-containing protein, translating into MSTDLQEARTKWFRSLEPVPLDDMIGLWRGVGIPSGHPLDGVLENLDWFGKRIRPDLRADALLFRWSGGRLVAIEPAFFPIRQAIRFASLGRTSIARNWFSYLHRAFRARGTTASLELRTLDGVETAAMVYDRQPIVDYLRLIADEEVGGMMCVEGEARRYFFRLRRVEPSAP
- a CDS encoding DUF6522 family protein, giving the protein MKIETDSNGDFILDAEAIASRFGISPDAMRHYLKRGAVVSVVEKGSGLDDGKSRLSVRLGNRTWRAVVGPDLRVLGEEQLWASKKHVRSRC